Proteins found in one Streptomyces sp. NBC_00461 genomic segment:
- a CDS encoding glycoside hydrolase family 43 protein, with product MPPPTLNGAQAAAASPTSADARPGQPAGYLFAHFTGEHLADGECVRFALCDGPRMDRWKQLDGIAPLAPADGGARDPFLIRAADGSGFHLIATDLRIHGDGSWERAIAHGSRDLLVWHSTDLSHWDGPHRVEVMPEQAGCVWAPEAVWDPGRAEYLVFWASTVYPEDDPERADPSYHRMFRATTKDFRTFSAPQVWLDTGYPVIDSTVVEHEGWFYRFTKDERMPGTPGAPDAKFVFVERSRTLDSPHYEPVTQGVGRGVDGRPGLAHAEGPIVLPAPEGDGWLLLLDEFEGRGYVPFHADRLDSPVWLPAAGPAGCAVPKGLRHGSVLALTAAECAGLRDLAPAEV from the coding sequence TTGCCTCCACCCACTCTGAACGGCGCTCAGGCTGCGGCCGCCTCGCCCACTTCCGCAGACGCCCGGCCGGGGCAGCCCGCCGGCTACCTGTTCGCCCACTTCACCGGTGAACATCTGGCCGACGGCGAATGCGTCCGCTTCGCGCTCTGCGATGGTCCTCGCATGGACCGCTGGAAGCAGCTCGACGGCATCGCGCCGCTCGCGCCCGCCGACGGCGGTGCCAGGGACCCGTTCCTGATCCGCGCCGCGGACGGCAGCGGCTTCCACCTGATCGCCACCGACCTGCGCATCCACGGTGACGGCAGCTGGGAGCGGGCCATCGCGCACGGCAGCCGCGACCTGCTGGTGTGGCACTCCACCGACCTGAGCCACTGGGACGGCCCCCACCGGGTGGAGGTCATGCCGGAGCAGGCGGGCTGCGTCTGGGCACCCGAGGCCGTCTGGGATCCCGGCCGTGCCGAGTACCTGGTGTTCTGGGCCTCGACCGTCTACCCGGAGGACGACCCGGAGCGCGCCGACCCCTCGTACCACCGCATGTTCCGCGCCACCACCAAGGACTTCCGCACCTTCTCCGCCCCCCAGGTGTGGCTGGACACGGGCTACCCCGTGATCGACTCCACCGTCGTCGAGCACGAGGGCTGGTTCTACCGCTTCACCAAGGACGAGCGGATGCCCGGCACCCCAGGCGCCCCGGACGCCAAGTTCGTCTTCGTGGAGCGCTCGCGGACTCTGGACTCCCCGCACTACGAACCCGTCACTCAGGGCGTGGGACGCGGCGTCGACGGGCGGCCCGGCCTGGCGCACGCCGAAGGCCCCATCGTGCTGCCCGCCCCTGAAGGGGACGGCTGGCTGCTGCTCCTGGACGAGTTCGAGGGCCGCGGATACGTGCCCTTCCACGCCGACCGCCTGGACAGCCCGGTATGGCTGCCCGCCGCCGGCCCGGCGGGCTGCGCGGTGCCCAAGGGGCTGCGCCACGGGTCGGTGCTCGCGCTGACAGCGGCCGAGTGCGCCGGGCTTCGCGACCTCGCCCCGGCCGAAGTCTAA
- a CDS encoding extracellular solute-binding protein has product MSSSAISRRSVLASAGFLAGAAALSACGNSATTASKTPVKAKGGTLTIMSVQGEITDAEVAAFEKAHPGVKIKQINTDVTRLNAMLAAGNPPDVVRDAGTDVTPYIASRGVALNLDEYFAQSTVLKEADILPINDVWKWDGTTQGKGSRYGIAKDWSQDAMWWYNADMWSAAGLKAPDPSKPISYDELADAAKKLTRTQGGKTSVHGLFTTTASMNRIGSMVASAGGRILSADLGSADFTSPEAIAALTWLVDVAKSKIGYSLINPSPDWDGPEYVAGKQATSGQGFWFGGFLGSTAKEYQSKSVFAAAPTLGKKRVSPSFGAVGYWIPAKSKNAGAAFQFLEWYCGGAGAQKRIAAGNGLPSLKSMLSLVPQSTAFEKASFKVQSDELHYVDVLHNATPYAQTTALDTTLAKAFTATVGSGASVAKLADQLTKDVNAVLASGKKLAGK; this is encoded by the coding sequence ATGTCCTCATCGGCTATCAGCAGACGCTCCGTCCTCGCGAGCGCCGGGTTCCTGGCCGGCGCCGCCGCCCTCAGCGCATGCGGGAACAGCGCCACGACGGCGTCCAAGACCCCCGTCAAGGCCAAGGGCGGGACGCTGACCATCATGAGCGTCCAGGGTGAGATCACCGACGCCGAGGTCGCCGCGTTCGAGAAGGCCCACCCGGGCGTCAAGATCAAGCAGATCAACACCGACGTGACCCGGCTCAACGCCATGCTGGCCGCCGGCAACCCGCCGGACGTGGTCCGTGACGCCGGTACCGACGTCACCCCCTACATCGCGAGCCGGGGCGTGGCCCTGAACCTGGACGAGTACTTCGCCCAGAGCACCGTGCTCAAGGAAGCCGACATCCTGCCCATCAACGACGTCTGGAAGTGGGACGGCACCACCCAGGGCAAGGGCTCCCGGTACGGCATCGCCAAGGACTGGTCGCAGGACGCCATGTGGTGGTACAACGCGGACATGTGGTCCGCCGCCGGCCTGAAGGCCCCGGACCCGTCCAAGCCCATCAGCTACGACGAGCTGGCCGACGCCGCCAAGAAGCTCACCAGGACCCAGGGCGGCAAGACCAGCGTCCACGGGCTCTTCACGACCACCGCGAGCATGAACCGCATCGGGTCCATGGTGGCGTCCGCCGGCGGCCGGATCCTCTCCGCGGACCTGGGCAGCGCCGACTTCACCTCACCGGAGGCGATCGCCGCGCTGACCTGGCTGGTCGACGTGGCGAAGTCCAAGATCGGCTACTCCCTGATCAACCCCAGCCCCGACTGGGACGGCCCCGAGTACGTCGCGGGCAAGCAGGCCACGTCCGGGCAGGGCTTCTGGTTCGGCGGCTTCCTCGGCAGCACCGCCAAGGAGTACCAGTCCAAGAGCGTGTTCGCCGCCGCCCCGACGCTGGGCAAGAAGCGGGTCAGTCCGTCCTTCGGCGCCGTCGGCTACTGGATACCGGCCAAGTCCAAGAACGCCGGCGCCGCCTTCCAGTTCCTCGAGTGGTACTGCGGCGGCGCGGGAGCCCAGAAGCGCATCGCGGCCGGCAACGGCCTGCCCTCGCTGAAGTCGATGCTGTCCCTCGTGCCGCAGTCCACCGCGTTCGAGAAGGCCTCGTTCAAGGTGCAGTCCGACGAACTCCACTACGTGGACGTCCTGCACAACGCCACGCCCTACGCGCAGACCACCGCGCTGGACACCACCCTCGCCAAGGCGTTCACCGCCACGGTGGGCTCGGGCGCCTCGGTGGCCAAGCTGGCCGACCAGCTCACCAAGGACGTCAACGCGGTGCTGGCCAGCGGCAAGAAGCTCGCCGGAAAGTAG
- the cseB gene encoding two-component system response regulator CseB, translating to MHAGQDVLLVEDDELIREATRLTLEERGYRVRTAADGLTGLELFRERHPDVAVLDIMLPGLNGVSLAGRIREESGVPVLLISARNDPVDVVMGLEAGADDYVTKPFDGPVLVARIRSLLRRAAPAEQPDHSPRLRFGDLEFCPGSLTASRDGKPLALTTTELKLLSEFAAAPGTVLSRDLLLERVWDYAWSGDTRVVDVHVQRLRAKIGRERIETVRGFGYKLRT from the coding sequence ATGCACGCTGGTCAGGATGTGCTGCTGGTCGAGGACGACGAGCTGATCCGGGAGGCCACGCGGCTCACCCTTGAGGAGCGCGGCTACCGCGTCCGTACCGCGGCCGACGGCCTGACCGGGCTTGAGCTCTTCCGGGAACGCCATCCGGACGTGGCCGTCCTCGACATCATGCTGCCGGGCCTCAACGGGGTCAGCCTGGCCGGCCGTATCCGCGAGGAGTCGGGCGTGCCGGTGCTGCTGATCTCGGCGCGCAACGACCCGGTGGACGTGGTGATGGGCCTGGAGGCGGGTGCCGACGACTACGTCACCAAGCCTTTCGACGGCCCGGTCCTCGTGGCCCGCATCCGCTCCCTGCTGCGTCGGGCGGCCCCCGCCGAGCAGCCGGACCACAGCCCGCGCCTGCGCTTCGGGGACCTGGAGTTCTGCCCGGGGTCCCTGACCGCGAGCCGGGACGGAAAGCCGCTCGCCCTGACCACGACCGAGCTGAAGCTGCTGAGTGAGTTCGCCGCCGCGCCGGGGACCGTGCTCTCCCGGGACCTGCTCCTGGAGCGGGTCTGGGACTACGCCTGGTCCGGTGACACCCGGGTGGTGGACGTCCATGTGCAGCGGCTGCGCGCCAAGATCGGCCGGGAGCGGATCGAGACGGTACGCGGCTTCGGCTACAAGCTGCGCACATGA
- a CDS encoding carbohydrate ABC transporter permease, whose amino-acid sequence MTATVPATPANPAAPEPAPTAPARRPRNRKQTLVFTVLLVVSVLISLPFVELMISSLRPANEMSSDTWLPSVLDWHNYADAVKTIPFWRFGRNSLILAVVNAFLTTISSALVGYGFARLRAPGKGLLFGLLISTMMVPQIVTLIPTYLMFAQVGMVGTYWPWVLWGSAGAPYAIFLYRQFFSSFPKELEEAAVIDGAGRIRVFFQIFLPLSRPLMVTAFVLAFNAVWGDFIAPNLLLDQSNTTLAVGVGQGYVNDRGFPLPNRLAGGAVLYLVPVILLFLAAQRSYVRGFVNSGLK is encoded by the coding sequence ATGACCGCGACCGTGCCCGCCACCCCGGCCAACCCGGCCGCCCCGGAGCCCGCCCCCACGGCACCGGCCCGGCGCCCCCGCAACCGCAAGCAGACGCTGGTGTTCACGGTCCTGCTCGTCGTCTCGGTGCTGATCTCCCTGCCCTTCGTCGAGCTGATGATCAGCTCGCTACGGCCGGCCAACGAGATGTCCTCCGACACCTGGCTCCCGTCGGTGCTCGACTGGCACAACTACGCCGACGCGGTGAAGACCATCCCGTTCTGGCGGTTCGGCCGCAACTCCCTGATCCTGGCCGTCGTCAACGCCTTCCTGACCACCATCAGCTCGGCGCTCGTCGGCTACGGCTTCGCCCGGCTGCGCGCCCCGGGCAAGGGCCTGCTGTTCGGCCTGCTCATCTCGACCATGATGGTGCCGCAGATCGTCACGCTCATCCCCACCTACCTGATGTTCGCCCAGGTCGGCATGGTCGGCACGTACTGGCCGTGGGTCCTGTGGGGCTCCGCCGGAGCGCCGTACGCCATCTTCCTGTACCGGCAGTTCTTCTCCAGTTTCCCCAAGGAGCTGGAGGAGGCCGCGGTCATCGACGGCGCCGGCCGCATCCGCGTCTTCTTCCAGATCTTCCTGCCCCTGTCCCGCCCGCTGATGGTCACGGCCTTCGTCCTGGCGTTCAACGCGGTGTGGGGCGACTTCATCGCCCCGAACCTCCTGCTCGACCAGTCGAACACCACCCTCGCGGTCGGCGTCGGGCAGGGCTACGTCAACGACAGGGGCTTCCCGTTGCCCAACCGCCTCGCCGGCGGTGCGGTGCTGTATCTCGTCCCCGTCATCCTGCTCTTCCTCGCCGCCCAGCGCTCCTACGTCCGCGGCTTCGTCAACTCCGGCCTCAAGTAA
- a CDS encoding glycosyl hydrolase, producing MTGAASGPLFRDPVHDGAADPVAVWNRQAREWWLVYTSRRVTAPGPGVAWVHGTDLGVASSADGGRTWTYRGTLDLPDPEWGRNTFWAPEIIWHDGLHHMYVSWIRGVPDAWTGRAEIRHYTSSDLLDWTYHGPLDLDSDRAIDACVLPLPGGGFRMWFKDETHGSVTYAADSPDLYQWRPTGPAVTHRPHEGPNVFELGGTHWMIVDEWRGQGVLRSDDLGRWEYQGLILDAPGSRPDDGGFGYHADVVVQGETAYVFYFTHPDRTPESDEADYAYRRSSLQVAALRVTAGRLTCDRDEPVELGLAPES from the coding sequence GTGACAGGTGCAGCGAGCGGACCGCTGTTCCGTGACCCGGTCCACGACGGTGCCGCCGACCCGGTGGCCGTCTGGAACCGTCAGGCACGCGAATGGTGGCTCGTCTACACAAGCCGCCGGGTCACCGCCCCCGGCCCCGGTGTCGCCTGGGTGCACGGCACCGACCTGGGAGTCGCGTCGTCCGCCGACGGCGGCCGCACCTGGACCTACCGCGGCACCCTGGACCTCCCCGACCCGGAATGGGGGCGCAACACCTTCTGGGCGCCGGAGATCATCTGGCACGACGGGCTCCACCACATGTACGTCAGCTGGATCCGCGGCGTGCCCGACGCCTGGACGGGACGCGCCGAGATCCGCCACTACACCAGCTCCGACCTGCTCGACTGGACGTACCACGGCCCCCTGGACCTCGACTCCGACCGCGCGATCGACGCCTGTGTCCTCCCACTGCCCGGCGGCGGCTTCCGGATGTGGTTCAAGGACGAGACGCACGGCTCGGTCACCTACGCGGCCGACAGCCCCGACCTCTACCAGTGGCGGCCGACCGGCCCGGCCGTCACCCACCGGCCGCACGAGGGCCCCAACGTCTTCGAACTCGGCGGCACCCACTGGATGATCGTCGACGAATGGCGCGGGCAGGGCGTCCTGCGCTCCGACGACCTGGGGCGCTGGGAGTACCAGGGGCTGATCCTCGACGCTCCCGGCAGCCGCCCCGACGACGGCGGATTCGGTTACCACGCCGACGTGGTCGTCCAGGGGGAGACGGCGTACGTCTTCTACTTCACGCACCCCGACCGGACGCCGGAGAGCGACGAAGCGGACTACGCGTACCGCCGGTCCTCGCTCCAGGTGGCCGCCCTGCGGGTGACCGCCGGCCGGCTGACCTGCGACCGGGACGAGCCCGTCGAACTCGGCCTGGCACCCGAATCCTGA
- a CDS encoding sensor histidine kinase — translation MRRPAVKNVRPPALNVGAKVALAVAAAAMCVAGAIGVLVHRTTAADQLATARSGLDQELLSAAGDHADGRRSDARLDPSDLPGPVARAVRDDVRVTYLQEGGEGPVLWAATRVSDRKVLAIRRSYAPEERSLAALDRTLLATGAAVTVLVSLAGLLLGVRMGRRATAAARTAERIADGDLDARVRPHGHDEIARLAASVDTMADALGARLEAERRVTADIAHELRTPVAGMSTAVGLLPPGRASDLVAGSVQKLRGLVEDVLEVARLDSQVAAVETEEREVSAMTRRAVAGLDNVSVTVLADAVVATDPRRVERILANLAANALRHGAPPVEIEVDGPVVRVRDHGPGFPSDLLAVLHTSGPQRFRTGSRTGGTGLGLTIATGQARLLGARLTFRNRPEGGAETELWLPAD, via the coding sequence ATGAGACGGCCCGCTGTGAAGAACGTGAGGCCGCCCGCCTTGAACGTGGGGGCGAAGGTCGCCCTGGCCGTCGCCGCCGCGGCCATGTGCGTGGCGGGGGCGATCGGGGTGCTGGTGCACCGGACCACCGCTGCCGACCAGCTGGCCACCGCCCGCTCCGGCCTGGACCAGGAGTTGCTGAGCGCCGCCGGTGACCACGCCGACGGACGCAGGTCGGACGCCCGGCTCGACCCGTCCGACCTGCCCGGACCGGTGGCACGGGCGGTGCGCGACGACGTCCGGGTGACCTACCTGCAGGAGGGCGGTGAGGGTCCGGTGCTGTGGGCGGCGACCCGGGTCTCGGACCGCAAGGTGCTCGCGATCCGCCGTTCGTACGCCCCCGAGGAGCGGTCCCTGGCCGCACTCGACCGGACGCTGCTCGCCACGGGCGCGGCCGTCACCGTCCTGGTGTCCCTGGCCGGACTGCTGCTCGGGGTGCGGATGGGACGGCGGGCCACGGCCGCCGCACGGACGGCGGAACGCATCGCCGACGGCGACCTCGACGCCCGGGTCCGCCCCCACGGCCATGACGAGATCGCCCGGCTCGCCGCCTCCGTCGACACCATGGCGGACGCGCTCGGCGCCCGTCTGGAGGCCGAGCGCCGCGTGACCGCCGACATCGCGCACGAACTGCGCACACCGGTCGCGGGCATGTCGACAGCGGTCGGCCTGCTGCCGCCAGGCCGGGCGTCCGACCTGGTGGCGGGCAGCGTGCAGAAGCTGCGCGGGCTGGTGGAGGACGTGCTGGAAGTGGCCCGGCTGGATTCCCAGGTGGCGGCGGTGGAGACCGAGGAACGTGAGGTGAGCGCGATGACCCGGCGCGCGGTCGCGGGGCTCGACAACGTGTCCGTGACGGTCCTGGCGGACGCGGTCGTGGCCACCGACCCGCGCCGAGTCGAGAGGATCCTCGCCAACCTGGCCGCCAACGCCCTGCGGCACGGCGCCCCGCCCGTGGAGATCGAGGTCGACGGCCCCGTGGTCCGGGTCCGCGACCACGGCCCCGGTTTCCCGTCCGACCTGCTCGCGGTGCTGCACACCTCCGGCCCCCAGCGCTTCCGCACCGGCTCCCGGACCGGCGGCACCGGCCTCGGCCTGACCATCGCCACCGGCCAGGCCCGCCTCCTGGGCGCCCGCCTGACCTTCCGCAACCGCCCGGAGGGGGGCGCGGAGACGGAGCTGTGGCTGCCGGCGGACTGA
- a CDS encoding LamG-like jellyroll fold domain-containing protein, with amino-acid sequence MRRWQRRLIAATGSAAAALGLVMLPATEAHATTCTTYFVSSSSGSDSNDGCTSSTPWRTLTNVNSTTFTAGNQIQFQAGGSWTGELQPHGSGSSGSPIVISSYGSGAAPILNGGGAAATILLTDQQYWTIQNLEITNPASSAAVRSGIQLENDTSGTFNGIHIVNNNIHDVKGLWTNSAGVQPSRSSGIAFDVTDSNTTSAWNDVLLQGNTLTRTDAGGIYIGSLQGLNHNINTNNVVIDGNTITDAGGNDIVCVFCASPVIQNNVATDNGYRYSGAGMWSGWTTNAVFQNNEVARQYRSFVDGQAFDIDNNTSGTVIQYNWSHDNPFGFTEWCCSSGFAAKTSVIRYNISQNDGASNAIFPTMSGVDSGTTAQVYNNTIYMPRGNNGKITDGTPNSTVTFSNNIIYKLGTGGYSNTRTTWTHNLFYGDHPSTEPSDSAKITSDPLFVKPGGGSAGRASAAAYKLRSGSPAFGAGAVIANNGSQDYFGNTVSSSTAPNIGAYNGAAVSGPTATPGGYWPLDEGSGTATADISGGSNNGTLQAGASWTTGKTGAGAISLSGASNSWVDVPTTAVDTSGSYSVSAWVKPSSLTGNQTYASIDGNAISPFYLQLTSGTFAFTVRSSDSTSATWKQVTGGTPATGTWYHLTGVYDNSAHTIALYVNGTLQGTTAFSSPWKATGHTTIGRAKWNGSNTDFASAAIDDVRMTPRALNAREAYALGTGAAGYYQLDEGSGQTFSNLLGNTVDGYREGNTTWAGSGKVGGDSLAFDGSAGTLGVIPASVIDTGQSYSAGAWVKLNSVSGGNQTFAGLVGFKVSPFYLQLSGGKFTFVTRAADTNNSTATIVTATSSASTGTWYHVLGVYDSGAQTISLYVNGTLQGSASFSSPWTARGATVIGAGTYNQGPVDFTNGQIDNVHFYNRVLSTSEIQTLAAG; translated from the coding sequence ATGCGAAGATGGCAACGCCGCCTCATAGCGGCCACAGGAAGCGCGGCGGCCGCGCTGGGACTCGTCATGCTTCCCGCTACGGAGGCGCACGCGACGACGTGCACCACGTACTTCGTCTCGTCGTCGTCAGGCAGCGACAGCAACGACGGATGCACTTCCAGCACCCCCTGGAGGACGCTCACCAACGTCAACTCCACCACGTTCACCGCCGGCAACCAGATCCAGTTCCAGGCCGGCGGCTCCTGGACCGGCGAACTCCAGCCGCACGGCTCCGGCTCCAGCGGCAGCCCGATCGTCATCTCCAGCTACGGCAGCGGAGCGGCCCCGATCCTCAACGGCGGCGGCGCGGCGGCCACCATCCTCCTGACCGACCAGCAGTACTGGACCATCCAGAACCTGGAGATCACCAACCCGGCCTCCAGCGCCGCGGTGCGCAGCGGCATCCAGCTGGAGAACGACACCAGCGGCACCTTCAACGGCATCCACATCGTCAACAACAACATCCACGACGTGAAAGGCCTGTGGACCAACAGCGCCGGAGTCCAGCCCAGCCGGTCCTCGGGCATCGCCTTCGACGTCACCGACAGCAACACCACCAGCGCCTGGAACGACGTCCTGCTCCAGGGCAACACGCTGACGCGCACTGACGCCGGCGGCATCTACATCGGCTCGCTCCAGGGCCTGAACCACAACATCAACACCAACAACGTGGTGATCGACGGCAACACCATCACCGACGCGGGCGGCAACGACATCGTCTGTGTGTTCTGCGCCTCACCGGTCATCCAGAACAACGTCGCCACCGACAACGGCTACCGCTACTCCGGGGCCGGCATGTGGAGCGGCTGGACGACCAACGCCGTGTTCCAGAACAACGAGGTCGCCCGCCAGTACCGCAGCTTCGTGGACGGTCAGGCCTTCGACATCGACAACAACACCAGCGGAACGGTCATCCAGTACAACTGGAGCCACGACAACCCGTTCGGTTTCACCGAATGGTGCTGCAGCAGCGGCTTCGCGGCCAAGACCTCTGTGATCCGCTACAACATCAGCCAGAACGACGGGGCGTCCAACGCGATCTTCCCGACGATGTCCGGCGTCGACAGCGGCACCACCGCCCAGGTGTACAACAACACGATCTACATGCCCCGGGGCAATAACGGGAAGATCACCGACGGCACACCCAACAGCACCGTCACCTTCTCCAACAACATCATCTACAAGCTCGGAACGGGCGGCTACTCCAACACGAGAACCACCTGGACCCACAACCTCTTCTACGGCGACCACCCGTCCACCGAGCCGTCCGACTCCGCCAAGATCACCTCCGACCCGCTGTTCGTCAAGCCCGGCGGCGGCAGTGCCGGGCGCGCCAGCGCAGCCGCCTACAAACTGCGAAGCGGCTCCCCGGCGTTCGGCGCGGGCGCCGTCATCGCGAACAACGGCAGCCAGGACTACTTCGGCAACACCGTCTCCTCCAGCACAGCTCCCAACATCGGCGCCTACAACGGGGCCGCCGTGTCCGGGCCCACCGCGACCCCCGGCGGCTACTGGCCGCTCGACGAAGGCAGCGGCACCGCGACCGCCGACATCAGCGGCGGCTCCAACAACGGCACGCTGCAGGCCGGGGCCTCCTGGACCACCGGCAAGACGGGCGCCGGCGCCATCAGTCTGAGCGGCGCGAGCAACTCCTGGGTCGACGTCCCCACCACGGCCGTCGACACCAGCGGCAGCTACTCGGTCTCGGCGTGGGTAAAGCCGAGCAGCCTCACCGGCAACCAGACCTACGCCTCCATCGACGGCAACGCCATCAGCCCCTTCTACCTGCAACTGACGAGCGGCACCTTCGCGTTCACCGTACGTAGCTCCGACTCGACCAGCGCGACCTGGAAGCAGGTCACCGGCGGCACACCGGCCACCGGCACCTGGTACCACCTGACCGGTGTGTACGACAACAGCGCCCACACCATCGCCCTGTACGTCAACGGCACACTCCAGGGCACCACCGCCTTCTCCTCACCCTGGAAGGCGACCGGCCACACCACGATCGGCCGCGCCAAGTGGAACGGCAGCAACACCGACTTCGCCTCCGCGGCGATCGACGACGTCCGTATGACCCCCCGAGCGCTCAACGCGCGGGAGGCGTACGCCCTCGGCACCGGCGCGGCCGGCTACTACCAACTCGACGAAGGCAGCGGCCAGACCTTCTCCAACCTCCTCGGCAACACCGTCGACGGCTACCGGGAGGGCAACACCACCTGGGCGGGTAGCGGCAAGGTCGGCGGCGACTCGCTCGCCTTCGACGGTTCCGCGGGCACGCTGGGCGTGATCCCGGCCTCCGTGATCGACACGGGCCAGAGCTACTCGGCGGGTGCCTGGGTGAAGCTGAACTCCGTCAGCGGCGGCAACCAGACCTTCGCCGGCCTCGTGGGCTTCAAGGTCAGCCCGTTCTACCTTCAGCTGTCGGGCGGCAAGTTCACCTTCGTCACTCGTGCCGCGGACACCAACAACTCGACGGCCACCATCGTCACGGCGACCTCGTCGGCGTCCACCGGCACCTGGTACCACGTGCTCGGCGTCTATGACAGCGGCGCCCAGACGATCTCGCTGTACGTCAACGGCACCCTCCAGGGCAGCGCCTCCTTCAGCAGCCCCTGGACTGCCCGGGGCGCCACCGTGATCGGGGCCGGCACCTACAACCAGGGACCCGTCGACTTCACCAACGGCCAGATCGACAACGTCCACTTCTACAACCGGGTGCTCAGCACCTCCGAGATCCAGACCCTCGCCGCCGGCTGA
- a CDS encoding carbohydrate ABC transporter permease, whose translation MRLKSARPTGPARRRRRSGRRGEALAFYGFVSPWLIGTAVLTVFPVGYAFYLSFTAWDGIAPFKPWVGLDNYREVLTSADTLSSLARTLTLVAIIVPTTIAGSLLLALLLNERVRGRTVFRTLIYIPAIVPPVAASLIWKVAFDQNSGGVNRFLHIFGVNALMWLTGNRAFIVLVIVLLWGIGAGLIINLAALQTVPAEQLEAVRLDGGGAFTAFRHVTLPVISPVLLFQTVLVTITTLQTFVPVLLLSPISDGVANVYTNIPNANRVYMVDVYSQFFSYSRYGYGSAMLTIFFLVIVALTVLIFKVAGRSVFYAVDPNAAAKEG comes from the coding sequence ATGCGACTGAAAAGTGCCCGGCCCACTGGGCCGGCCCGACGGCGTCGGCGCAGCGGGCGGCGGGGCGAGGCGCTGGCCTTCTACGGCTTCGTCTCGCCCTGGCTGATCGGCACCGCGGTGCTGACCGTCTTCCCGGTGGGTTACGCCTTCTACCTGAGCTTCACCGCCTGGGACGGCATCGCGCCGTTCAAGCCATGGGTCGGCCTGGACAACTACCGTGAGGTCCTCACATCGGCGGACACCCTGTCGTCGCTGGCCAGGACGCTGACGCTGGTGGCCATCATCGTCCCCACGACGATCGCCGGCAGCCTGCTGCTGGCCCTGCTGCTCAACGAGCGCGTCCGCGGACGCACTGTCTTCCGGACCCTCATCTACATCCCGGCGATCGTGCCGCCGGTCGCTGCGTCCCTCATCTGGAAAGTGGCGTTCGACCAGAACTCCGGGGGCGTCAACCGGTTCCTGCACATCTTCGGCGTCAACGCGCTGATGTGGCTGACCGGCAACCGGGCCTTCATCGTCCTGGTCATCGTGCTGCTGTGGGGCATCGGCGCGGGCCTCATCATCAACCTCGCCGCCCTGCAGACGGTGCCGGCCGAACAACTGGAGGCCGTCAGGCTGGACGGCGGAGGCGCCTTCACCGCCTTCCGGCACGTGACCCTCCCGGTGATCTCGCCGGTCCTGCTCTTCCAGACGGTCCTGGTCACCATCACCACGCTGCAGACGTTCGTCCCGGTCCTGCTGCTCTCGCCGATCAGCGACGGCGTCGCCAACGTCTACACCAACATCCCCAACGCCAACCGGGTCTACATGGTCGACGTCTACTCGCAGTTCTTCTCCTACTCCCGGTACGGCTACGGCTCGGCGATGCTCACGATCTTCTTCCTGGTCATCGTCGCGCTGACCGTCCTGATCTTCAAGGTGGCCGGACGGAGCGTGTTCTACGCCGTCGACCCGAACGCCGCCGCGAAGGAGGGCTGA